Below is a window of Haloterrigena alkaliphila DNA.
AGGTCGTCCGCGCTCTCTGGGGCGTTCTGCCCGGGGAACATCCCCTTCATTCCCTCGAGCATCCCGCTGAGCCGCTGGCGGAACTTCATCATCCGGCCCATCATCGTGTCCATCAGTTCGGGCAGCTTCAGCAGCCGGAGGGTGTGACCCGTCGGCGCGGTGTCGACGACCACGCGCTCGAACCGGGGGTCGTCGAGGTACTCGAGCAGGAGTTGCATCGCGGCGGCCTCGTCGGCGCCGGGCATCGCGCCGCCGAAGAGGGCCTCCATCGGCGATTCGTCGCCGCCGAGCAGTTCACCGAGGCCGCCGAGCCCACCCATCTCGCCCGCGCCACCCGCGGCGGAGTCGGCTCCGTCGGCGAAGGGGTTCCGGCCCGCAGCGTCGGCGTCCGCATCGTCGCCGGGCCCGCCAGCACCGCCGCCGAGGAAGCCGATCCCGCCGCCCTCCATCGCGGCCTCCGGATCGATCTCCGCCGCGTAGAGGGGGACGTCCTCACGAATGCGGGCCGGTTCGGCCGGGACGTCGGTCTCGAAGGTATCCGAGAGGGAGTGTGCCGGATCCGTCGAGACGACGAGCGTGCTGGTCCCGCCGCGGGCGCTGTCGAGCGCGGTCGCCGCCGCCATCGTCGTCTTCCCGACGCCGCCCTTTCCCCCGTAGAGGACGTAGCTGGGGCCGTCGATGGGGTCGTCCGACGGCTCCACGCCGACCGTCTCGCGCTCGTCGACGGACTCCGTCGGCGTCACCTCGATCGTGTGCGAGTCGTCGTCTGCGCCCTCGGCCCCGTCAGCGTCGGCTCCCTCGGCCTCTTCGTCGACCGGCTCCACGTCGATTCCACTCATAGCGGTCGGTTCATCCCCCCGCCACGAGTATTCGTCGGTATCGAGTGGTGTGAGTCTCGAGCAACAGCGTCGACTTCGAGTAACAGCGTCCCTCGAGTCGGCTCTACCGGCGAAACCCAGGAAAAACGCTAGCGCGACGCAGGATCGACGGCGGACTCGTCGCGGCCGCGGATAACATCAGCGAGACCGAGCCAGATCGGGACTGCCCACGCCATCGCGTACAGCGCCTGTGAACCTGGATTCGCGAGGACGGAGTAAGCGAGTTTGTGCAAACCGGATCGGAAGGGCACCGCGTCCCAGGCGGCCCGATAGGCCCGCACGACGGCGTAGATCCAGACGACCGCGTTGAAGCCGACGAGGAACCGCATCGGGGTCGAGAACGCGACCCCGTCGAGGCCGCTGGGGGACAGCAGCGCCACGAGCGCCGCGGCGGGGAGTCCGACGACGGTGAGAACGGCCAGCGACTGCAACAGGAGGGTCCCCGCCCACCGTCGTCGGTCGTCGACGCCGGCCACACAGCGCGCGAACAGGTCCCGATACAGCCGGCGGACCCATCCCCGCTTTTCCCGCACCCAGTCGCCGAATCTCGTCGGACAGGGCGCTCGAACGTACCGGTCGATAACGCCGAACGCGTAACCCCGGCGGGACGCCGCCACGCCGAGGGGCAGCGCCGACTCCGTCTCGCGTCGCCAGCGGTCGAGGTCCTCCAGCGCGCTCGCTTCGAGGAACGCGGCCGTCCCGGGCAGGTGGAACGGGCCCGCACTCGAGCCGGCCTCGAGATCCGAACGGATCGCCGCTCCCATCGACTCGAGCAGCGGGAGGATTCCGCCGTCGACGTCGTCCACCGTCCGTTTGGCCTGCACGATGTCGTACTCCTCGAGGCCGGCGACGGCGAGTTCGAGCGCGTCGACCGGCACCCGCGTTCCGGCCTCGAGGACGGTGACGACGTCGTCGGCCGCGACCGATCGGGAGGCGTAGGCGTCGGCCACCGCGGCGGCCGTCGACCGCGAGAGCTCCGGGCCCTCGAACGTCCACGCGAGGGCGGGTCGCTCGTACGGCGCCCCCTCTGAGTCCGCCTCCCCGAGGTCGGTCTCGGTCGGACCGAATTTGGTCGGGTCGACTTCGATCGGATCGACCTCGAGCCCCGGCGGTCGCCGCGGGTCGATCGTCCCCTCGAGATCGGTCGAACTCGAGTCGGGCGATTCGAAGACGGGGTAGACGGTGATCGCCGACGCCGGAAAGGTCCCGCGCGCGACGCTCGCGAGCGTTCGCTCGAGGGCGCCCCACCGATCGCTCGCGACCGGCACGAAGACGTGAATCCGCCGACGGTAGCGCTCGGGAAGCCGACAGCGGGGGCCGGGCCCGTCTTCGACGGCCGGCGTTCGGTGCGGGTTCGCTTCCGCGTCGGCCGCTGTCGTCTCCGTGTTGACCCCCGTCGTCGACGTGTCGACCGACGTTGCCGTTGTCGTCCCCGCGTGTGTCCCTGAGTGGCTCGTCCCGCGATGGCCGCCGTCGGCGCGGGCTCGAGCCCGGTCGGCCGCGTCGTCGGGCCGGCGCTCGTCCTGTTTCGCGGCCCGCTCGAGGACGCGCCCGAGCGTCCGCTCGTCGACCACGTTCGTCGGACGGCGGAGGAACAGCCCCAGGAGCCCGCAGTTGACGACGAAGTAACAGAGTTGCGTCGCGACGAACGCGGCGACGACGGCCTCGACCAGCATCGACTAGGGGACTGTCGTCCCTCCGTATCTGTATTGCGGCCGGTTCGGCCGGGAGTTCGACCGGGAGTTCGACGGGACCGGTCGGTCGATTCGGGCTCGAGCGACGCGGGCGCTCACTCGAAGTACGCCGCCAGTCGCCGGGCCGCCTCCTCGACGCGCGGGGTGACGAGCGCGAAGCGCAGCCACTCGGTTCGGGAGTCGCCGAACGCCTCGCCGGGCATCCCCGCGACGCCGGCCTCGTCGATCAGCCGTTCGACGTTCGCGAGGGTCCCGGGGTAGCCGTCGAAGCGAGCCATCACGTAGAACGAGCCCTGGGGCGTGGTGTACTCGGCGCCCGCGTCGTCGAGGGCGTCGGTGAAGGTCTCGACGCGCTCCCGGAGCAGGTCGCGGTTGGCCTCGTAGTAGTCGGGTCCCGTCTCACGGAGCGCCCGCAGGACCGCGTACTGGCCGGGGCGAGTGGTGGCGACGTTGACCAGCATGTGGCGACTCCTGGCGTTCGCGACGAGTTCCGGCGGGAAGATCGCGTAGCCGACCCGAACGCCCGTGATCGCCATCGACTTCGAGAAGGCGTTCGTGACGATCCGGTGGCTCGAGTCGACCGCGAGCGCGCTGGCGAACCGCCCCGAGAGGTCGTAGTGGTCGTACACCTCGTCGCTGACGAGGACGGCGTCGTACTCCTCGGCGATGGCCGCGAGTTCCCGTACCGTCGCTTCGGGGTAGACCGCCCCGGTCGGGTTGTTCGGCGTGTTGACCACGATCGCGGCCGTCTCGTCGCTGGCGGCGTCCCGGACGTCGTCCGGATCGAGTTGCCCCGTCGCGTCACTCGCGACGAACCGCTGGGTCCCGCCGAGCATCGTCGTCTTGCCGGGGTAGTACGGGTAGACGGGATCGGTCAGAACGATCTCGTCCCCCCGATCGCGCTCGAGGGCCCGCGCCATCGCGAGGTAGTTCGCCTCGCCCGCGCCGTTGGTGACGACCACCTGCTCGGCGTCGACGCCTCTCCGGGCGGCGATCTCCTCGCGGAGCTCGAGCAGCCCCTCGCTGGGCGGGTACTGGAAGCGATCCGGCTCGAGGTCGGCGTACGCTCGCAGCCCCTCCCGGAGCGCCTCGGGGGGCTCCCAGTCGGGGTTTCCGCTGACCATGTCGACGACGTCGCCCGCCGCCCGGTCGGCGTACTCCATGACGTGGAAGAACAGCGGCGTCTCGTACTCCATGTGGGATAGCGCGTCGGCCCGTACCGTCGTTCTTTCCGTTCGCGCTTCCGGCGCGGCCGGTTCGTGGTCCCGCTCGCCGAGCGAGGGACGACCGCGGCATTCACGTCGCCTCGGCGCCTGCATTCGAGTACCGATGAACGACGACATCGACCGCGACCTGCCGATGGACGTCGCCGACGCGCTGCGGGACCGCGAGGAGAATCTGGCCGTCGCCGAGTCCTGTACCGGCGGACTGATCGGGGCCGCGATCACGGCCGTGCCGGGCGCCACCGACTACTTCGATTCGGGGCTGACGACCTACGCGTACGACGCCAAACGGCGCCACCTCGGGGTCAGCCGCGAGGCGCTGGACGAACACGGCGCCGTCTCGGAACCCGTCGCCCGCGAGATGGCGCGTGGGGTCCGCGACGCCGCGGACGTCACGTGGGGGATCTCGACGACCGGCGTCGCCGGACCCACCGGCGGCACCGAAGAGAACCCCGTCGGCACCGTCTACATCGGCGTCGCCTACGCCGGCCCGTGGGGCAGCGAGTCGTCCTTCGCGTCCGTCTCGCGGTACGTCTTCGACGGCGACCGCGCGGACGTCCGGGCGAAGACCGTCGATCGGGCCCTCGAGGACCTGCTCGCGGCGATCGAGGAACGGGAGTCGTGAGCGTCGCATCGACGTTCGAATCGTCAGCGACCCGTCTCGTTCGCTCCAGAACCGCCCGAAGGAAAGACAGTCTCGGAGAGTAAACTATTCGGCACTCGCATTCCCAGTACCCGATAGATGAACAAGAAGGGTCACGTTCTCAACGCCGCGCTCTTGAGTCTCGGACTGGGGTACGTGCTCGAGCCGTCGGGCGATGTCGAGACGTTTCGGACGATTATCATGATCGGCGTGCCGGTGACGCTGGGGGCGCTCTTCCCGGACGTCGACACCGCGTTCGGGCGTCACCGGAAGACGCTGCACAACCTCCCGGTGCTGGTCGGCTTCGTCGCCTTCCCGTACGTGTTCGGCAACCTCGAGTACGTCTGGATCGGCGTGCTCACGCACTACGTGCTCGACGTCGCGGGGAGCAAGCGCGGCATCGCGCTGTTCTATCCGCTCTGGAAGAAGGAGTTCGGCCTCCCCGTCGGCGTCGCGGTCAGCAGCAGACACGCGGACGTGATGACGATGGTCATCACCGTCCTCGAACTGGCGCTCGTCGCGCTGATCGTCTTCGAAATCCCGCAGTGGGGCTTCGAGATGGGCCGCCAGATGGCCGGCCTGTAGGTTCGAATCGGTTCGATTCGGTATCGCTTTTGGACTCGAATTCTTTCCCCTCCCTGACCATCCGGCGTGCGGTGGCGTGCGCCGGGCCGCAGTGAGTCATCGACGAACTGCGGCACGAACCCGCGCGAGGGATGAGCGAGTGCAACGAGCGAATCGGCTGGGGAGGGCGTGGCGATTCCCCGTTGCCACGATCGCAGGACGGTGCTCATTGTCCCTCACTTCACTCGTGACCGCGGTTCTATCCGTACCGTCGAGTCGTGTTCCATCAACACCGATCGCGAACAACAGTGGAAACGTCCGAAAGTGTTCTGCTCATTCTGGCGGTCAGGGATTGCCACGCCCTCCCCAGCCGATTCGCTCGTTCACTCCGCTCACTCACTCATCCCTCGCGCAGTAACATCGATCGGTCCTCGAGTCCTCGGACCGATCGACAGCGCGCGCCACCGCACGCCGGCTGGATAGTTCAGCGTCCGACGTCCTCGTCGAAATCGAATAGACTGGCGATAGTGCTCGAGAACCAGACGAGAACTAAGTGACACACCGAACCGGCGTGCCAACCGAACGAAAACGGAGAACGGCTCGAAAAACGACGAACTGAACGACCCGGCGCTAGCGATTCGGCGCCCACTCCTCGCAGGCGTCCATGTCGTCCATCGCGGTCTCGTGGCGGGCGCAGTAGGGGACCATCCCCTCCGACGAGCGGACGTACTCGAAGTGCTCGCAGTTGCCGCAGTAGCGGTCCGTCGGCGCGGCGGACCGGGAGGGCTCCGACTCGACGATTTCGGCGTCGCGGCCGTCGCCGTCCAGCGGCGAGGAGAGGTCCGCGGTGGTCGTCCCGCCGTCGCTGGTCGCCGCGCCCGGGCCGCGAGGACCGGCGCCGGATCCCGTCCCGGTCGACAGTCGGCGACTCGCGTTCGACCCGCTCGAGGTCGAGGCGCCGGAGTTCGAAACGCCGGAGTTCGAGACGCTCGAGTCCGCGTCTGAGGCGGCGGTCGGGTCGTCCGCGTTCGTCTGCGTCTCGACGTCGCCGTCTGGCGTGCCGCCGAGGAAGCCGATGCCGCCGAGCCCGCTCGAGTCGGTCGACTCGGTGACTTCGACGACCGTCTTGTTCTGGCGGGTGACGTTCATCTGGAGGGCGCCGCCGGGGTCGTTGCGCGTCTTGAAGTTGACGACGGCGGTGAACAGGCTCCAGACGGCCAGGAAGAGCCCGAACAGGTAGACGGCGGAGACCCGCAGCGTGTGGTCGGCGCCGTAGCTCCGCCAGTCGTAGGGGTAGGCGCCCCAGAAGAGGACGACCCCGAGCAGACACAGGCTCACGCTGATCGCGGCGGCGGCCTGGACTCGTTTGCCCGCGGGCAACACGAGGAAGACCCCGACCAGCGCGGTGGGAACGCCGAGGCCGGCGAGCACGCCGGCGACGCGAACGGACGCGTAGGGTTCCTCGACGCCCGGCGAGAGCGCCGTCGCGGCGCCGCTGAAGAGGTCCGTCGTCGCCATAAGGACGGCCACGACGGCCAGGATCGCCCCCACCAGGACGAGCGCCGTCCCGGCGTACAGTTGCCGGGGGCTCGCCACCTCCCGTGCGGTCCCGTCGTAGACCTCCGTCAGACTTGTCATGTACGATCGGTTAGGGCTCCCCCCACAAAACGCTACGTCAGACACACCTCGCCGGACGGAGAGTTTCGACCGCTCCGAGAGGCGACTCGCGTCCGGCGGATCGTGACTGGCGACCGGCGGACCGCGACCGATTCCCGGAAACGAAAGGTTGAATCTATCGGCTCGCAAACGGCAGGCTATGAGCGACGAGGACGACGAGGACGAGCCGGCCGTCGCGCTCGGCGAGCGAACGCCCGTCGACGGCGCCCCGCTCGCCCGCGTCACGTCCCGACTGACCTGGCCGAAAGAGAAGAGCGAAGTCGATCGCCTCGAGGGCGACAGCGTCATTCGGACGCCCGACGGACCCCGGGAGCTGTCGGCCGTCCTCGAGGAGCTCGACGAGACCTACTTCCAGCGCCACCAGGAATTCGAGACGCACGTTCGGGACGTGATCGGCGCCGGTCCGGTCACGACCGCCGACGAGTAAATCTGTGGCGACGGAGGAGGTCCGAAGCGGCGCTCGCTGGCTTCGCGACCAGTTCAATCGCCTCACGTGGGTCCAGAAGTCGCTGCTGACCGGCGCGGTGGTGACCCTCCTATGGGTGCAGGTCGTTCCCGACGATATCGGGCGGCGAGCCGTGATCGACACCGTGTTGCTGATCGGCGTGCCGCTCGCGCTCGGGGTGACCCACGGCGAGCACCTCGGCTGGAACGTCAACCGCGTCGCCGTCCGCAACACGGTCTTGCTCTCGCTGTTCGTCCTGCCGTTCTACCTCGTAGGATCGACGCTGCCGACGATCCGGGGGTTCTACCCGATGTGGGAGACCTCGGCCGCGCTGGGGGAGTTCGTTCCCCACGCGCTCAGGCTGTTCCTGCTCGCGCTGGCCGCGGAGACCTACTACCGCGGCCTGCTCTGCGTGGGCGTCAGGGAAATCGGCCGGAAAGCGGTGTTCATCAGTCCGATCGTCTACATGCTTCATCACGCCAGCAAACCGCCGATCGAGTTCTTGCTATCGGGGCCGACCGACGTCCTCTTCGGCACGGTCGACTACGAGTCCGACTCGATCCTGCCCTCCGTGGTCGCCCACGGCGCGGGGCTAGTCCTGCTCGACTGGCTCGTCCTCCACGACCCGCTGTTCGACCCCACGCCGTTCCTTCGGTTTCTCGAGTGGCTGCCGGTTCCGCTGTAACCGCCAGCACCCGGTCCGAGGGTGCCGACAGATCGGTCCCGCCAGTTCGTCGACGGGCGCCCGGTCACGGCCGCCTATCAGCGGGTTCTAATTAGCGAATAGAAATGTCAAGGTTTACGTACGATCCCGCGGATCGTCCCCTATGGACTCCCGAACCGCGTTCTTCGCCCTCCTCCTCGTCGTTCTCGGGGTGATCACGACGCTGCTGATCGCCCCGCTGTTGCAGTACGTGATGGCGGCCGCCCTCCTCGCGTTCGTCCTCTACCCCGCGTACGAGCGCCTCGAGCCGCGGTTCGGCTCGCGACCGGCGGCCATCCTGTTGACCGGGATCGCCATCGTCGCCGCCGTCGTCCCGCTGCTCGTTCTTTCCCTCGTCGTGCTGGACACCGCCGTCTCGTTTCTCACCGACTTCGACGCCGAACGCGCGATAGAAACCGTCCGCGGGGTGGCGGAGGACGATCTCGGCCTCGAGAGCCAGCAGATCGACGCGATCGAGACGGCGATTCACACCGAGGTCGAAACCTCCCTCTCGAGCGCGGCCGAACTCGCCCTCGGCGAACTGATGCGGCTGGTCAACGCCAGCGTCGAGATGGCGATCGGGCTGGCCGTCTTCGTCTTCCTGCTGTACTACCTGCTCGTCGACGGGGACGAGTTCGTCGCCTGGCTCGGCGACGTGGCCCCGCTCGATCCGCACGTGCGCGACGAACTCTTTGAGGAGGTCCAGACCGTCACCTGGGCCGTGATCTACAGTCACGTCCTCGTCGCGATCGTCCAGGGCGGGCTCGGCGGACTCGGATTCGTCCTGCTGGGCGTCCCGAACGCGGCCTTCTGGACGGTGATCATGGTCCTGGTCTCGTTCCTGCCCGCGATCGGCGTCTGGCTCGTCTGGGCGCCCGCCGTGGGCTATCTCACGACGATCGGCGAGCCGGTCGCCGCCGCGCTCCTCCTGGCCTACGGGCTCACGGCCCTCGCGCTGGTCGACAACTACCTGCGCGCGATCTTCGTCGATCGGGGCTCCGGACTCCACCCCGCGGCCGTCATCATCGGCGTCATCGGCGGCATCTACCTGCTCGGGATCATGGGACTGTTCCTCGGTCCCGTCCTGCTCGCGATGTTCAAAGCCGGCGTGAACGTCTTCAACAGGGTCGTCATCGCGGGCGACGAATCGAGCGCGGCGGAACCCGACCCGGCAGCCGGGTCGCCGGCCGCGGCCGGCGCCGAGCAACCGCTTTCGGAGTCGGACGGCGCGGACTGATCGGGCTCGAGCGAGCGGGTCGTCTCCACGTGAATCGGTGAGAAGCAGCGTCAGTCGGCGGTCTGGGCGCGCTCGGACCGGCGCGTCGTCGGCACGCCGAACCCGGTCGCGGCCATCGCGAACAGCACGAGCGGCGACAGGAGCCCGAACAGGTAGTACGGCGCGTACTCGAGCGTCGGAACGCCGGTCGCGGAGGCCATGAAGACCCCGCCCGCGTGCCACGGGATGAGCGCGCCGGTCGGCGTCCCGGCGGCCTCGACGGCCCGGGAGAGTTCGTCGCTGTCCAGCCCGAACTCCTCGTAGAGGTTCCGCAGCGTCATCCCCGGCAGGACGATGCTCATGTACTGCTGGGCGGTCAGCGCGTTGATCGCGATCGCGGAGACGCCGGTGCCGGCGATCAGCCCGCCCGAACTCCGGACGCCCTGCGAGAGTCGATGCGCGAGCACCGCGAGCACGCCGGTCTTCTCGAGCAGGCCGCCCAGCACCAGCGCGGCGACGACGACCGTGATCGTCCACGCCGATCCCGTCAGGCCGCCGGTCTCGAGCAGGCCGTCGACGAGATCCGTTCCCGTCTCGGGGGCGGTACCGCCCATGAAGACCTCCCACGCGGGGACGAACCCGGTCCCCTGCACGAGCATCGACGTGGCGACGCCGGCGATGGCGCCGACCACGAGCGTCGGCAGCGCCGGGTAGCCCCGCAGCGCGAGGCCGAAGGTGACGACGAGCGGGAGGAAGACGAGCAGCGAGACGTCGTAGGCCCCGGCGAGCGCGGTCTGGATCTCGGCGACGCGGTCGGCGGGAACGGCCCCGCTGGACTGCAGGCCGAGCACGGCGAAGATCGCGACGGCGACCCCGAACGCGACGGCCGTTCCGGTCCGCATCCGTCGAATGTGGTCGTACAGCGGCGTGTTCGTCACGCCGGCCGCGAGGTTCGTCGTGTCCGAGAGCGGAGACTGCTTGTCTCCTGCGTAGGCGCCCGAGAGGACCGCACCCACGGTCATCGCCGCCGGAACGCCCAGCCCCTCGCCGATGCCGACGAAGGCGACGCCGAGCGTCCCGACCGTCGTCCACGAGGAGCCGATCGAGAACGCGACGACCGCCGCCAGCACCGCCGCGACGGGCAGGAACACCGACGGAGTGAGCAACTCGAGGCCGTAGTACATCATCGCCGGGATCGTCCCGGCGTCGACCCAGGTCGCGATGAGCGCGTAGATGGTGAAGATGATCAGCAGCGCCTGTAGCCCCATCAGGAGGCCGTTGGCGATCCCGTCGTAGAGGTCCTCCCACGCGTAGCCCAGATAGTGGCCGAAGGCGCCCGTGAAGACGATACTCCAGAGCAGCGGGACGTGGGGATCGAGCCCGAGCACGGCCGATCCCACGCCGAGGAAGACGACGACGGCGAACACCGGGACGAGCGCCAGCCCGACCGAAGGCCGTCGCTCCGGATCGATGTCCGCGACCGTCGTCGGCGTGAAATCCAGTGACATCACCCGTTGTATGCGGCTGAGGAATAAAAGAAGCGTGTTCTATTATCAATGATAATCCATCGGAGAATCCCGACGGCGATCTCACAGGTATCCACAATGACGTTTTCGGGTGGTACAGTAGCGAACAACGGTGAACGTCGACGGATAGCGACGAACGGAAACGACCGCTGTCGATCAGTGGTGCAGTACCGATCGGTGGCCGGCACCGACCGGAGACGAAACGCGGAACGAACGATCGATACGACACGAGACGACACAAGACAGCTCGAGACAATTCGAGACGACGCGGAGACCCGCGATCGAATCGACCCGTCAGCGGCGATCGTCAGGCGACTCCTCGCCGTCGGCGCCCTCGAGTTCCTCGAGATACCGCTCGGCGTCGTACTGGATGTACGCCGAGACGACCGCGAGGACGGCGACGACGAACAGCGGGACGCCGACGAGCAGAACGAGCAGCCCGATCGCGATGAGGAATTCGCTGCTCACGAGCGCCAGAGCCATACCGATCGGAGACGTTCGAGCGATTTAGGGACTCGGGTTCGTCGTACCACGGCTCGTTGAGTGATCGTTGAGCGATCGGCGAGTGGTGTGCTCGAGGGAGAGAGTGAACTGAAAGAAGCGTTCTGCTATCGTGGCAACAGGGAATCACCACGCCCTCCCCAGCCGATTCGCTCACATACGTTCGCTCATCCCTCGCACGAGTTCAGACTGCGGTTCGTCAGGGACTCACCGCAGTCCAGCGTGCGCCACTGCGCCGGACAGTCGGCCAGAGAATGGTAAC
It encodes the following:
- a CDS encoding ArsA family ATPase; protein product: MSGIDVEPVDEEAEGADADGAEGADDDSHTIEVTPTESVDERETVGVEPSDDPIDGPSYVLYGGKGGVGKTTMAAATALDSARGGTSTLVVSTDPAHSLSDTFETDVPAEPARIREDVPLYAAEIDPEAAMEGGGIGFLGGGAGGPGDDADADAAGRNPFADGADSAAGGAGEMGGLGGLGELLGGDESPMEALFGGAMPGADEAAAMQLLLEYLDDPRFERVVVDTAPTGHTLRLLKLPELMDTMMGRMMKFRQRLSGMLEGMKGMFPGQNAPESADDLGDLDELRDRIERLRAALQDPARTDFRIVMVPEEMSVFESKRLRQQLEEFQIPVGTVVVNRVMEPLSDVTDDVHGEFLQPNLDDCEFCQRRWDVQQKALAEAQDLFRGTDVRRVPLFAEEVRGEGMLEVVAACLR
- a CDS encoding glycosyltransferase family 2 protein, with product MLVEAVVAAFVATQLCYFVVNCGLLGLFLRRPTNVVDERTLGRVLERAAKQDERRPDDAADRARARADGGHRGTSHSGTHAGTTTATSVDTSTTGVNTETTAADAEANPHRTPAVEDGPGPRCRLPERYRRRIHVFVPVASDRWGALERTLASVARGTFPASAITVYPVFESPDSSSTDLEGTIDPRRPPGLEVDPIEVDPTKFGPTETDLGEADSEGAPYERPALAWTFEGPELSRSTAAAVADAYASRSVAADDVVTVLEAGTRVPVDALELAVAGLEEYDIVQAKRTVDDVDGGILPLLESMGAAIRSDLEAGSSAGPFHLPGTAAFLEASALEDLDRWRRETESALPLGVAASRRGYAFGVIDRYVRAPCPTRFGDWVREKRGWVRRLYRDLFARCVAGVDDRRRWAGTLLLQSLAVLTVVGLPAAALVALLSPSGLDGVAFSTPMRFLVGFNAVVWIYAVVRAYRAAWDAVPFRSGLHKLAYSVLANPGSQALYAMAWAVPIWLGLADVIRGRDESAVDPASR
- a CDS encoding pyridoxal phosphate-dependent aminotransferase; amino-acid sequence: MEYETPLFFHVMEYADRAAGDVVDMVSGNPDWEPPEALREGLRAYADLEPDRFQYPPSEGLLELREEIAARRGVDAEQVVVTNGAGEANYLAMARALERDRGDEIVLTDPVYPYYPGKTTMLGGTQRFVASDATGQLDPDDVRDAASDETAAIVVNTPNNPTGAVYPEATVRELAAIAEEYDAVLVSDEVYDHYDLSGRFASALAVDSSHRIVTNAFSKSMAITGVRVGYAIFPPELVANARSRHMLVNVATTRPGQYAVLRALRETGPDYYEANRDLLRERVETFTDALDDAGAEYTTPQGSFYVMARFDGYPGTLANVERLIDEAGVAGMPGEAFGDSRTEWLRFALVTPRVEEAARRLAAYFE
- a CDS encoding CinA family protein; the protein is MNDDIDRDLPMDVADALRDREENLAVAESCTGGLIGAAITAVPGATDYFDSGLTTYAYDAKRRHLGVSREALDEHGAVSEPVAREMARGVRDAADVTWGISTTGVAGPTGGTEENPVGTVYIGVAYAGPWGSESSFASVSRYVFDGDRADVRAKTVDRALEDLLAAIEERES
- a CDS encoding metal-dependent hydrolase → MNKKGHVLNAALLSLGLGYVLEPSGDVETFRTIIMIGVPVTLGALFPDVDTAFGRHRKTLHNLPVLVGFVAFPYVFGNLEYVWIGVLTHYVLDVAGSKRGIALFYPLWKKEFGLPVGVAVSSRHADVMTMVITVLELALVALIVFEIPQWGFEMGRQMAGL
- a CDS encoding DUF7139 domain-containing protein, coding for MTSLTEVYDGTAREVASPRQLYAGTALVLVGAILAVVAVLMATTDLFSGAATALSPGVEEPYASVRVAGVLAGLGVPTALVGVFLVLPAGKRVQAAAAISVSLCLLGVVLFWGAYPYDWRSYGADHTLRVSAVYLFGLFLAVWSLFTAVVNFKTRNDPGGALQMNVTRQNKTVVEVTESTDSSGLGGIGFLGGTPDGDVETQTNADDPTAASDADSSVSNSGVSNSGASTSSGSNASRRLSTGTGSGAGPRGPGAATSDGGTTTADLSSPLDGDGRDAEIVESEPSRSAAPTDRYCGNCEHFEYVRSSEGMVPYCARHETAMDDMDACEEWAPNR
- a CDS encoding DUF5789 family protein encodes the protein MSDEDDEDEPAVALGERTPVDGAPLARVTSRLTWPKEKSEVDRLEGDSVIRTPDGPRELSAVLEELDETYFQRHQEFETHVRDVIGAGPVTTADE
- a CDS encoding CPBP family glutamic-type intramembrane protease — translated: MATEEVRSGARWLRDQFNRLTWVQKSLLTGAVVTLLWVQVVPDDIGRRAVIDTVLLIGVPLALGVTHGEHLGWNVNRVAVRNTVLLSLFVLPFYLVGSTLPTIRGFYPMWETSAALGEFVPHALRLFLLALAAETYYRGLLCVGVREIGRKAVFISPIVYMLHHASKPPIEFLLSGPTDVLFGTVDYESDSILPSVVAHGAGLVLLDWLVLHDPLFDPTPFLRFLEWLPVPL
- a CDS encoding AI-2E family transporter — its product is MDSRTAFFALLLVVLGVITTLLIAPLLQYVMAAALLAFVLYPAYERLEPRFGSRPAAILLTGIAIVAAVVPLLVLSLVVLDTAVSFLTDFDAERAIETVRGVAEDDLGLESQQIDAIETAIHTEVETSLSSAAELALGELMRLVNASVEMAIGLAVFVFLLYYLLVDGDEFVAWLGDVAPLDPHVRDELFEEVQTVTWAVIYSHVLVAIVQGGLGGLGFVLLGVPNAAFWTVIMVLVSFLPAIGVWLVWAPAVGYLTTIGEPVAAALLLAYGLTALALVDNYLRAIFVDRGSGLHPAAVIIGVIGGIYLLGIMGLFLGPVLLAMFKAGVNVFNRVVIAGDESSAAEPDPAAGSPAAAGAEQPLSESDGAD
- the nhaC gene encoding Na+/H+ antiporter NhaC codes for the protein MSLDFTPTTVADIDPERRPSVGLALVPVFAVVVFLGVGSAVLGLDPHVPLLWSIVFTGAFGHYLGYAWEDLYDGIANGLLMGLQALLIIFTIYALIATWVDAGTIPAMMYYGLELLTPSVFLPVAAVLAAVVAFSIGSSWTTVGTLGVAFVGIGEGLGVPAAMTVGAVLSGAYAGDKQSPLSDTTNLAAGVTNTPLYDHIRRMRTGTAVAFGVAVAIFAVLGLQSSGAVPADRVAEIQTALAGAYDVSLLVFLPLVVTFGLALRGYPALPTLVVGAIAGVATSMLVQGTGFVPAWEVFMGGTAPETGTDLVDGLLETGGLTGSAWTITVVVAALVLGGLLEKTGVLAVLAHRLSQGVRSSGGLIAGTGVSAIAINALTAQQYMSIVLPGMTLRNLYEEFGLDSDELSRAVEAAGTPTGALIPWHAGGVFMASATGVPTLEYAPYYLFGLLSPLVLFAMAATGFGVPTTRRSERAQTAD